A window of Candidatus Methylomirabilis tolerans genomic DNA:
CAGGGCGCTGACCTTATCGGTGACCTCCCATGGAAGCCCGATGTCCATCCGCCCCACATGTCCATATGCAGCCAACTTCCTGTAAAACCCGCCCTTGATCAGGGACGGCAGATAGCGCAGGTTGAACTGCCTCATGATCCCAACGATCCGAAAATCGACATGGCTCTCAAGGAGCTGGGCGATCCGGGCGTCCGGCAGCTTGCCTGTGCCGAATGTCTCCACCTGCACGCTGACAGGACGTGGAAGGCCGATAGAATAGCTTAACTGGACCTCGCATTCCCGCGCCAGCCCGGCAGCAACCACGTTCTTGGCCGCATAGCGGGCGATGTACGCGCCGATACGGTCGATCCGCATGGGATCCTTCCCGCTCAGCGCCGCGCCGCTGTGTCGCGAATACTCCCCATAGGTATCGATGGCATTTTTTCTGCCTGTGAGTCCGGAATGGATAGAAGGTCCACCGACAATAAATGGACCATCCGGATTGACGAAGATCCTGGTTCTATCATCAGGTTTGATCTCCTCTTCCTGGAGGATCGGATGGATGACCATCTCTTTAAGATCCTGTTCCAGCCTTTTCAGATCGGGACCGCCTGCTGTCGAGGGTCTGCCCTGACTGGCAATCAGCGTGATGCTGTGGATCCTGTACGGCCTGCGATCTCTGTACTCAACGCCGACCTGCGTCTTGCCGTCCGGAGCGAGATAGGGCAGGAGCTTTTGGAGCCTCACGGAGGTCAGCCGTCTGGCCAGCCGATG
This region includes:
- the metK gene encoding methionine adenosyltransferase translates to MKADFMFTSESVTEGHPDKLCDQISDAIVDHILQKDSSSRVIAECAVSTAIVFIAARFSTNASIDFANIARQVINQVGYADHSFNAKTCSILTSLKELPTEESDSFDERHMSDEEIERIPVRNQVTVFGYACDQTSALMPLPIWLAHRLARRLTSVRLQKLLPYLAPDGKTQVGVEYRDRRPYRIHSITLIASQGRPSTAGGPDLKRLEQDLKEMVIHPILQEEEIKPDDRTRIFVNPDGPFIVGGPSIHSGLTGRKNAIDTYGEYSRHSGAALSGKDPMRIDRIGAYIARYAAKNVVAAGLARECEVQLSYSIGLPRPVSVQVETFGTGKLPDARIAQLLESHVDFRIVGIMRQFNLRYLPSLIKGGFYRKLAAYGHVGRMDIGLPWEVTDKVSAL